In Candidatus Methylomirabilota bacterium, the following are encoded in one genomic region:
- a CDS encoding ABC transporter substrate-binding protein: protein MLKRLSVLVPLMALAMAAPADAQQAPIKIGAILPLTGSGASYGVWMKGGTEMATEEINAAGGVGGRKLQVVYEDHAADASKAVNAMRRLVEVEKVPFTLTSYSAISLAIQPIGVQNKVVMMNGGGQSDNLANKEYLYNNIPVVSNEVGVLSDWLTKEKKFKAAVMIVANDEAGRNSAKSFRERFTAGGGRVLSEEQVALDGNDFRAQLAKLKAVGGDLLFISSYGRNVAIIADQARELGITIPMAATSWVQIPEVMKAKGTQGLLTTRLPYNPDSPFTRKFKEKYNTDAGFFAVQYYSATKIFAKAAEEAMKKNAGRLDGEGIKNAIESIKAFDTISGKLVFQPNHGAVMDIEVGVLKDGKIEVEKVVKAGQ from the coding sequence ATGCTGAAGCGTCTATCCGTGCTGGTCCCTCTCATGGCGCTCGCGATGGCCGCGCCGGCCGACGCGCAGCAGGCGCCCATCAAGATCGGGGCTATCCTCCCGCTCACCGGCTCGGGCGCCTCCTACGGCGTCTGGATGAAGGGCGGCACCGAGATGGCCACCGAGGAGATCAACGCCGCCGGCGGCGTCGGAGGCCGCAAGCTCCAGGTCGTCTACGAGGACCACGCCGCCGACGCCTCCAAGGCCGTCAACGCCATGCGGCGCCTGGTCGAGGTGGAGAAGGTGCCCTTCACGCTGACGTCGTACTCGGCTATCAGCCTCGCCATCCAGCCGATCGGCGTGCAGAACAAGGTGGTGATGATGAACGGGGGCGGCCAGTCGGACAACCTGGCTAACAAGGAGTACCTCTACAACAACATCCCCGTCGTCTCGAACGAGGTCGGCGTGCTCTCGGACTGGCTGACCAAGGAGAAGAAGTTCAAGGCGGCCGTGATGATCGTGGCCAACGACGAGGCGGGGCGCAACTCGGCCAAGTCCTTCCGGGAGCGCTTCACGGCGGGCGGCGGCCGGGTGCTCTCGGAGGAGCAGGTCGCCCTCGACGGCAACGACTTCCGGGCGCAGCTGGCCAAGCTCAAGGCGGTCGGCGGCGACCTCCTGTTCATCTCTTCCTATGGCCGCAACGTGGCCATCATCGCCGACCAGGCGCGCGAGCTCGGCATCACCATCCCGATGGCCGCGACCTCGTGGGTGCAGATCCCCGAGGTGATGAAGGCCAAGGGCACCCAAGGCCTCCTGACGACCCGGCTGCCCTACAACCCCGACTCGCCCTTCACGCGGAAGTTCAAGGAGAAGTACAATACCGACGCCGGCTTCTTCGCCGTCCAGTACTACAGCGCCACGAAGATCTTCGCCAAGGCGGCCGAGGAGGCCATGAAGAAGAACGCGGGCCGGCTCGACGGCGAGGGGATCAAGAACGCCATCGAGTCCATCAAGGCCTTCGACACCATCTCGGGCAAGCTCGTCTTCCAGCCCAACCACGGGGCCGTGATGGACATCGAGGTGGGTGTGCTCAAGGACGGCAAGATCGAGGTCGAGAAGGTCGTCAAGGCCGGCCAGTAG